Genomic DNA from Shouchella patagoniensis:
ATTCAAACAATGCAATCATAATAAAAATTTCAAGCACTGATGACATCGGTAAACCTAACCTTGATATATAAATGGTTGCAAGGAACGGCAACGGTAATTGATCAACATGATATGCATTTAAAGCAATCCAAAAACCAGGTAAGAGTAATGCAAGAACAAGACCACTAAACCGTAACAACCGCTGAAAAGCGACGAAAATAGCTGAATTATGAAGATCCTCTGCTGTCTTAAACAAAAAAGCTAAATTTGCTGGTGCAATTATCGCTCCAGGAGAACCATCAGCCAGTACAGCAAATCGACCGCTTGTCAAACAAGCAGCAACAAAATCTGGTCTACTTGAAAATACAGTAAGTGGAAAAAAAGCGAACTTTGTATTTGTTAATCTCTCCTCAATTTCAGTAATACTTAAAACTGCATCTGTATCAATTTCTTCTAGACATTTCCGCGCTTCATCCACTACTTTTGGTCTCGCAATATCTTTCATGTAAAGCAAGGAGAGTTCTGTTTTTCCTCTTTCTCCTTTTGTAATACTTTCATTAATAAGTGTTTTCGTTTTTAAACGTTTTCTTACTAATGCTATATTTTCACTTATATCTTCTGTAAATCCATCCCTTGGACCACGAAAGGAAATTTCAGTATTTGATTCCTCCGGAAGTCGCTTTGGATAATCAGGCAACATGATCTTATATAATTGGTCAAATGCTTCAACTAAGAAATAAACAGCACCAGAGTAAAGATCAGTAGCTACATCGCTCCAACTAGAACTCTTTTCGATCATTTCTAATTGAACCCTTCCTACTTGCCCTTCATCAGCTAATATTGAATATCCATGCTCTTCAACCATTTCTTGAATACTTGAAATAACATCTTTTTGCAACGTTTTAACATCAACAATCGTCCTACAGTATATTAAGTACATCTTTTTCGTTTCATTCTGATCAAAATAGTATGTTTGCAGCACAACATCACTGCTCACACCAAATTCCGCTATGAAATTGTGATAAGCCCATTTATTGTGCTGCTCCATTTTTTACACTCCCCCTTTTTGAACGCTTCTTTTTTCTCAGACTAGCAACTAGCAACCACACAAGAATAATCACAGCTACAACAAACGAAAAGGTCATATACACATTTGTTAGCATCACGACAAAAACTGGCTCATCAAACGGGATAAAGACCGTTAGCCATAATAGGAAAGAGAGGATGAATATGATCGCTATCCTTCCTTTCTTTGATTTAATTTGCAGCATATCAACAACTACATATAAAGCAATCGCTTGTCGTGTAAATGCACCTGCTAACCATTGGAAAATTGAAAAGAAATCTAGCCTTGTTAAATATTCACCTAATTCCAATACTCTCCATTGTGAAAAAGCAGGATATTTCATTCTTTGAGCTTCTTCAATTCCAAAAATCGTTATCGCACCAACTAAAGGTCCTAAGGCAAGTCCAAACAACAAGAAACCAACGGTATACAAATGGCTTTTTTTTAATTTAGTAGAGCTATGCTGTTGAATCAATAAAAGAAAAATTAATTCTGTAAAACCGCATAACACGAGGTAAGAAGATAGAAATGTTTCAGAATAGCCATGTTCAAAAATTGGTAAGAGCAAGCTATAATCTTTCTCTTTTAAATTTCCTGCAGCCACTAAAAATCCAAAGCCAACAACGATTGGCAATAAAATCCCAGCTGTAAACGCAATCGTTCGAATTCCGTAATAAGCCGCAATTGCACATAAAAGTAAGTATGGTAAAGCTAAAATGGCATTTGGTGTTAATGTTAAATATGTACTTGTTGTCCACGTAACCGTACTAAATAAAGTTACATAACTAAAAATGGTTAAATAAATAAATAAAAGAGCTTGAAATAGCCTCCAGCTAATGAATGAACTTCGTTCTTTTACAAACTGGACAACATGTTGTTGTTTTGTTCTTCGACTAACAAAAGTAATAATCGGAACTAAAACGATTAAATAAAGAGCCGA
This window encodes:
- a CDS encoding spore germination protein, giving the protein MEQHNKWAYHNFIAEFGVSSDVVLQTYYFDQNETKKMYLIYCRTIVDVKTLQKDVISSIQEMVEEHGYSILADEGQVGRVQLEMIEKSSSWSDVATDLYSGAVYFLVEAFDQLYKIMLPDYPKRLPEESNTEISFRGPRDGFTEDISENIALVRKRLKTKTLINESITKGERGKTELSLLYMKDIARPKVVDEARKCLEEIDTDAVLSITEIEERLTNTKFAFFPLTVFSSRPDFVAACLTSGRFAVLADGSPGAIIAPANLAFLFKTAEDLHNSAIFVAFQRLLRFSGLVLALLLPGFWIALNAYHVDQLPLPFLATIYISRLGLPMSSVLEIFIMIALFELFREAGTTLPKGVGQTLAVVGGLIIGDAAIRAGLTSPTMLVVVGLTVVSTFAITSQVLSGTVSIIRIYVLILSAFLGMFGFCIGMISIILYLAHLESFGLPYLSPVAPFDRKDFVSSMLAKPWITRKKRSHSLRPIDATRRRGE
- a CDS encoding GerAB/ArcD/ProY family transporter: MNRSVTMVQLFPIILLSSGLMNHVIMMPIVLQYGERDSWIGVLLSALYLIVLVPIITFVSRRTKQQHVVQFVKERSSFISWRLFQALLFIYLTIFSYVTLFSTVTWTTSTYLTLTPNAILALPYLLLCAIAAYYGIRTIAFTAGILLPIVVGFGFLVAAGNLKEKDYSLLLPIFEHGYSETFLSSYLVLCGFTELIFLLLIQQHSSTKLKKSHLYTVGFLLFGLALGPLVGAITIFGIEEAQRMKYPAFSQWRVLELGEYLTRLDFFSIFQWLAGAFTRQAIALYVVVDMLQIKSKKGRIAIIFILSFLLWLTVFIPFDEPVFVVMLTNVYMTFSFVVAVIILVWLLVASLRKKKRSKRGSVKNGAAQ